One genomic region from Candidatus Eisenbacteria bacterium encodes:
- the yidC gene encoding membrane protein insertase YidC, translated as MERRALLAILLATVVLIAYQFLFLGGKNKVPPQVEPRQVRDTTIVLEKIPPSIQASSRNLFKNHNPGDGKNISFETSVAACSLSTVDGNISYWALKKFEGRNGAPFQFLRPGHGNEPSMLLSVGGRNLEFNKTYFSSKESLDQKTGSVRKVEFYARDAAGIEVKKIFRFTDNDYFVDLEVRISGIPDTVETASYSLRWSAGLPYGEENTKIDDGSFASVTLVGDELHRENPQSFKKEPSREKKGNVMWAGVRNKYFLAAVVPPSGKVSKVVTFGDPQTKSNGFELTLPLSSGMTVHKYMVYLGPADYWYLKKFNIGLEKTVDLGWKWVIPFTQLLLKFFVICYRWIPNYGLVIIVLSIISRVVFYPLTKTSFRSMKEMQRVQPEVAALKKKFKDDSQRFNKEVMALYKKHKVNPFGGCLPLLVQMPVFVALYSVLMNAIELRRSEFGLWINDLASPDTLFSIAGFPVHILPLLMTVTMFIQQKLTPTDPRQALMGYIMPVFMLVIFYSLPSGLVLYWTITNLMTVIQQYMIHREDKTRKPAPVAA; from the coding sequence ATGGAAAGAAGAGCGCTGCTTGCCATATTGCTTGCGACGGTTGTTCTCATCGCTTATCAATTCCTCTTTCTCGGCGGGAAAAACAAAGTCCCGCCTCAAGTAGAACCCCGCCAGGTTCGAGATACGACGATTGTCCTGGAGAAAATCCCCCCTTCCATCCAGGCCTCTTCGCGGAACCTGTTCAAGAATCATAATCCCGGGGACGGGAAGAACATCTCATTTGAGACAAGCGTGGCGGCGTGCTCGCTCTCGACGGTGGACGGGAATATCTCCTACTGGGCTCTCAAGAAGTTTGAGGGGAGAAACGGAGCGCCCTTCCAGTTCCTGAGACCCGGCCACGGGAATGAACCGTCCATGTTGCTGTCCGTAGGTGGACGGAATCTCGAATTCAACAAAACATATTTCAGCTCGAAGGAAAGCCTCGACCAGAAAACGGGAAGTGTCCGCAAGGTCGAGTTCTACGCAAGGGATGCCGCCGGTATCGAAGTGAAAAAGATATTCCGGTTCACGGATAATGACTATTTCGTTGACCTCGAAGTAAGAATATCCGGCATTCCCGATACGGTCGAAACCGCCAGCTATTCGCTGAGATGGAGTGCAGGGCTTCCCTATGGCGAGGAAAACACAAAGATTGATGACGGAAGTTTCGCCTCGGTTACGCTTGTTGGCGACGAGCTCCACCGGGAAAACCCGCAGAGTTTCAAGAAAGAGCCGTCCAGGGAGAAAAAAGGAAATGTTATGTGGGCGGGCGTGAGAAACAAATATTTCCTTGCCGCGGTCGTTCCTCCCTCTGGAAAAGTGTCCAAGGTTGTGACCTTTGGCGATCCTCAGACCAAATCCAACGGGTTCGAGCTCACACTGCCGTTGAGCTCCGGCATGACCGTTCACAAATACATGGTCTATCTGGGGCCTGCTGACTATTGGTATCTAAAGAAATTCAATATCGGACTTGAGAAGACGGTTGATCTCGGTTGGAAGTGGGTCATTCCTTTTACCCAGCTTCTTCTCAAGTTCTTTGTGATTTGCTACAGGTGGATCCCGAACTATGGGCTTGTGATAATCGTTCTTTCGATTATTTCGAGAGTTGTGTTTTATCCGCTCACAAAGACAAGCTTCCGCTCGATGAAGGAGATGCAGAGAGTCCAGCCTGAGGTCGCCGCACTGAAGAAGAAGTTCAAGGATGATTCGCAGCGGTTCAACAAAGAAGTCATGGCGCTCTACAAAAAGCATAAGGTAAACCCGTTTGGGGGATGCCTGCCGCTGCTCGTTCAGATGCCGGTATTCGTTGCGCTCTACAGCGTTCTCATGAATGCGATTGAACTGAGAAGGTCGGAGTTCGGTCTCTGGATAAACGACCTGGCTTCGCCCGATACGCTTTTCAGCATTGCAGGTTTCCCGGTTCACATCTTGCCGCTTCTCATGACAGTTACCATGTTTATTCAGCAGAAGCTTACTCCGACAGACCCAAGACAGGCCTTAATGGGCTACATAATGCCGGTTTTCATGCTGGTAATATTCTACAGTCTCCCATCGGGCCTTGTTCTATACTGGACGATAACCAACCTGATGACAGTCATACAACAATATATGATTCACCGGGAGGACAAAACCAGGAAACCCGCGCCGGTGGCGGCTTGA
- the yidD gene encoding membrane protein insertion efficiency factor YidD — protein sequence MKRIVVFLVKSYQRILSPVLPPSCRFYPSCSDYSLEALERYGVFRGLYLTARRLLCCHPFHAGGFDPLK from the coding sequence ATGAAAAGGATCGTTGTCTTTCTCGTCAAGTCCTACCAGAGAATCCTTTCGCCGGTTCTTCCCCCCAGTTGCAGATTCTATCCGAGCTGTTCCGACTACTCTTTGGAAGCTCTTGAAAGGTATGGCGTCTTTAGAGGACTCTACCTCACGGCGAGGAGACTCCTTTGCTGCCACCCATTTCACGCCGGCGGATTTGACCCTCTAAAGTGA
- the rnpA gene encoding ribonuclease P protein component codes for MTKGDETLRPRDKLRLSKEFARVYDEGTVFRTKRLALTVLEEDGLPRKAGFVAGRKAGGAVERARAKRLLRESYRRLKKYVKSQGIHLVFAAKVPGCELTYEIVKSDMEKLLRDAGLISS; via the coding sequence ATGACAAAAGGGGACGAAACGCTGAGGCCCCGGGACAAACTGCGGCTCTCGAAGGAATTCGCCAGGGTCTATGACGAAGGCACTGTATTTCGCACAAAACGGCTTGCCCTTACCGTGCTTGAAGAGGACGGCCTTCCGAGAAAGGCCGGATTTGTTGCGGGCAGGAAAGCCGGAGGGGCTGTCGAGAGAGCGCGGGCAAAGAGGCTCCTTCGCGAATCTTACAGAAGACTGAAGAAATATGTGAAATCCCAAGGCATCCACCTTGTCTTTGCTGCCAAGGTCCCTGGCTGCGAGCTCACATACGAAATCGTCAAAAGTGACATGGAGAAGCTCCTCAGGGATGCCGGGCTCATCTCAAGCTAG
- the rpmH gene encoding 50S ribosomal protein L34 produces MKRTFQPHNRRRKKVHGFRKRMKTADGRAVLKRRRRKGRKRLAV; encoded by the coding sequence TTGAAAAGAACATTCCAACCGCACAATAGAAGAAGGAAAAAGGTCCACGGTTTTAGAAAAAGGATGAAAACCGCTGACGGAAGAGCAGTCCTGAAGAGGCGCAGGAGAAAAGGAAGAAAGAGACTGGCTGTTTGA